From one Bacteroidota bacterium genomic stretch:
- a CDS encoding PfkB family carbohydrate kinase, producing the protein MSLLVVGSVAFDAIETPFGKTDKIVGGAASYISLCSSYFTKSVNLVAVVGDDFPQEFINHLNTNGVNTDGLQIKQGEKSFFWSGKYHNDMNTRDTLVTELNVLADFDPIVPASYQDCEFLMLGNLTPKIQQTVIERLTKRPKLIVMDTMNFWMEIAMDDLRETLKMVDVLTINDEEARQLSGEYSLVKAAAKIQAMGPKYLIIKKGEHGALLFYGKETFYAPALPLEEVFDPTGAGDTFAGGFIGYLAKTNDISFENMKNAVIYGSAMASFCVERFGTERLVNLTETELNGRIAEFKKLSSFTI; encoded by the coding sequence ATGAGTTTATTAGTTGTTGGCTCAGTAGCATTTGACGCCATTGAAACGCCATTTGGCAAAACAGATAAGATAGTTGGCGGAGCTGCTTCTTACATTTCTTTGTGTTCATCGTACTTTACTAAAAGTGTAAATTTAGTTGCCGTAGTTGGCGATGATTTCCCACAAGAATTTATCAATCATTTAAATACAAATGGGGTAAATACTGACGGACTTCAAATTAAACAAGGAGAGAAATCGTTTTTTTGGAGTGGTAAATACCATAACGACATGAACACCCGCGATACATTAGTTACTGAATTAAACGTATTAGCCGATTTTGACCCTATTGTTCCTGCATCTTACCAAGATTGTGAATTTTTAATGTTAGGTAACTTAACACCAAAAATCCAACAAACAGTTATTGAAAGATTAACTAAACGTCCTAAGTTAATCGTAATGGACACCATGAATTTCTGGATGGAAATTGCGATGGATGATTTACGTGAAACCTTAAAAATGGTTGATGTATTAACCATCAATGACGAAGAAGCGCGTCAACTTTCAGGTGAATATTCGCTGGTAAAAGCTGCCGCTAAAATTCAGGCTATGGGCCCTAAATATTTAATTATAAAAAAAGGCGAGCACGGTGCTTTATTATTTTATGGTAAAGAAACTTTTTATGCGCCAGCATTGCCATTAGAAGAAGTATTTGATCCAACAGGAGCAGGTGATACTTTTGCAGGTGGATTTATTGGCTACTTAGCTAAAACAAATGATATCAGCTTTGAAAACATGAAAAATGCTGTTATTTATGGTTCGGCTATGGCAAGCTTTTGTGTAGAACGTTTTGGAACTGAACGTTTGGTTAACTTAACTGAAACTGAATTAAATGGCCGTATTGCAGAATTTAAAAAACTGTCATCATTCACTATTTAA
- a CDS encoding BNR-repeat neuraminidase N-terminal domain-containing protein: MNQKLQNTSFRLAAMVCLLFTMLLAGKNAFGQLTGSITVPSTNYSSIKIAIDSLNLYGVGTGGVTFNVAAGYTETLSGQLQVTATGTAANPIVFAKNGGGANPVITAYAGTQLASSNASIDIMWSLVGSDYITINGIDLVDPITNTTATTQMEVGYGLYKASATDGVNNNTIKNCVVTLNRNNSTASTGPRSNAVGSVGIEVMACTPTSVGNIITVTSVSGASSNNKFYGNTIQNVNFGISLGGYAAPSPYTLADVNNDIGGSSAATGNTIINFGGGSGATAQCGAIFIHNQWSFNISYNNINNNNGAGINHPTSNRGIWLYGSSIGAGCDITYNKITINGGTSTSTINWCIDMEMAQSGANGNTINIKNNQFLNCNVTAASTVAFTAVWLNTAATTVNVTNNYFYGFSYAGTATSEVILSQLACGTLNILNNTIDSTVLTGANLTGSFYTIGVLAAPSVALNINSNAITKTILSTAGSATKTIYGIFYNSTTPAISISDNTINDISRNGTGGGTTIGIYHSGGSTGTSTTTVKRNTISNINVAGTGVSSTLYGIQLSGGTIICDSNTIFNLSCTGTAGLYGIYVSSTTTNENYNYNTIYNLSHLSTGNTYGIYTATTTGVRTVSRNTLYAISGGGSVSGIFQTSSVPSIFSNKIYNISTTSTSLIVSGITLSASTAGKATVYNNLISGLSASASNGGTTPTVRGIDLTSTSASTTLGVYHNTIYLNATSTGTNFSTAGVYHTYSATATSAALDMRNNIIVNTSTANGTGFTSAFRRSASTNLSNFNLNSNNNLFYSGTPSATNLIFYDGANADQTIADYKTRVTPRETLSVTEIPNFLSTTGSSNLFLNIDSTILTQIEANGSVITDVKTDYSGKVRAGYSGYTGTSGLPDIGAFEGNYTGNVANQMIFDSANADQYTGLVLRGTNNVKMLRVRVYTEKGMNALQATAFHLTLASSSSTTDIANTKIYYTASDSTFTNPQLFGSVAPASSYTISGSATLAGGANYFWVVYDISSTATPNNFVDAAVTSITISGNSFGLINGNPTGNIQVKAPMSGNYYIGVGYVFPTITSAINELTTIGIDGPVTLTLMDALYNASSGETFPIILNTITGASAVNTITIIPNVVGSTIESSNNTATIDFNGGSNFIIDGSINGSGGFSLGANLVISNTSTSAPAVRFINDASKNKILYTDLRGTNTGAAAIATAGVVNFGTTTGTNGNDSNIIRFCDIHGGATGLPAVGISSIGSATTTLTNNDNNRIENCNIYDFYLTSATTAGIYVGANNSSWVIKKNHLYQTAKRIYTAAVVHRGFWITPNTADLTTSSGFAIDSNFIGGNAADGTGIYEMASASSSTGLRQYIAMEISVGKGAATTVQGNTITNFNDSTSASSSVSFVAFNFSGGKINCNGNLIGSRFVNGAITFTTFTTTNGGFMVIRTGAGLGTSSAAATTDTINITNNIASGINLYGNSTTTAPEFFGFNISGGAKVNVINNLIGDTTLSNSINILSTSSSSVTLQRVSGVFANSSTAGHSYKIFNNTIANITNAYESATTLNSATRGIYIGPTVTGTDSVIGNTVKNIRAASRVKNNGVFATLGGIVVDAVASTSQVASGNVVHSLVLTNPSIVDTINIAGIVFNTNTTGNNAVNGNLVHSLSITAYNPYVVMNGLNLLAGNTTVTNNMISLGFDNLGSSVSAACAINGIIKNTGSANIYFNTVKIGGVGVSPGVNRTFAFQRIGAGTDDVRNNIFVNARNSGGFGAGHLAIGLNNANTLTQNNNIYRADSIGIFNNLGQQFFADWQTASTVDANSKDTIVAFVSNQDLHLATVMAGVHTFEGVIINGINIDFDGQTRSVKPYIGADEIASSPLPVKLLQLTARLKATDVIISWSTASENNNKGFEVERSTDGYTFEFVGFVKGAGNSNKVLHYTISDNEAFAKTNSNLLYYRLKQIDTDGKYTYSNSVKVSTDGQQTNAVSVYPNPFINDYTLALSTTITGDALIETIDLQGRLVGKQIAPVMPGTNNIPAAKINDLTSGVYFVKVTINGETQVLKVMKR; this comes from the coding sequence ATGAATCAAAAATTACAAAACACATCCTTTCGATTGGCTGCTATGGTCTGTTTACTTTTTACCATGCTGCTTGCAGGAAAAAACGCATTTGGACAATTAACAGGTTCTATTACTGTCCCTTCCACCAATTATTCTTCTATCAAAATTGCCATTGATTCTTTAAATTTATATGGTGTTGGTACGGGAGGCGTAACATTTAATGTTGCGGCCGGCTATACGGAAACATTATCCGGTCAGCTACAGGTAACGGCAACAGGAACCGCTGCAAACCCTATTGTTTTTGCAAAAAATGGTGGTGGTGCCAACCCAGTTATTACGGCTTATGCAGGTACACAGCTGGCTTCATCTAACGCCTCTATTGATATTATGTGGAGCCTTGTTGGCTCTGATTATATTACCATAAATGGAATTGATTTAGTCGATCCGATAACGAATACAACGGCTACTACTCAAATGGAAGTAGGTTACGGATTGTACAAAGCAAGCGCTACAGACGGGGTAAATAATAACACCATTAAAAACTGTGTTGTAACGCTTAACCGAAATAATTCAACAGCTTCAACAGGGCCGCGTAGTAATGCTGTAGGTTCGGTAGGTATTGAAGTAATGGCCTGCACACCCACTTCGGTTGGAAACATCATTACGGTTACTTCTGTATCGGGAGCCAGCTCTAATAATAAATTCTACGGTAACACTATTCAAAATGTAAATTTTGGAATTTCGTTAGGTGGTTATGCTGCCCCAAGTCCATACACATTAGCTGATGTAAATAATGATATAGGTGGAAGCTCAGCTGCAACAGGAAATACCATTATTAATTTTGGTGGTGGTTCAGGTGCAACTGCTCAGTGTGGTGCTATTTTCATTCACAATCAATGGAGTTTTAATATTTCATACAATAATATCAATAACAACAACGGTGCGGGTATAAACCATCCAACCAGCAACAGAGGAATTTGGTTGTATGGGTCTTCTATAGGAGCAGGTTGTGATATAACATATAACAAAATTACCATTAATGGAGGAACAAGTACAAGTACCATAAACTGGTGCATTGATATGGAAATGGCACAGAGCGGGGCAAATGGAAATACTATTAACATTAAGAATAACCAATTTTTAAATTGTAATGTAACAGCAGCAAGCACAGTAGCTTTCACAGCGGTTTGGTTAAATACAGCAGCAACTACGGTAAATGTTACTAACAATTATTTTTATGGTTTTAGTTATGCAGGTACTGCAACCTCAGAAGTTATTTTGAGCCAGTTGGCATGTGGCACATTAAATATTTTAAATAATACTATTGATTCTACTGTATTAACAGGGGCCAATCTAACAGGTAGCTTTTATACTATTGGTGTATTAGCAGCTCCATCAGTAGCTTTAAATATAAACAGTAATGCTATTACTAAAACAATACTTAGTACGGCAGGCTCTGCAACTAAAACAATTTATGGAATATTTTACAACAGCACTACACCTGCTATAAGTATTTCAGATAACACCATAAACGATATTTCACGTAATGGAACCGGAGGAGGAACTACTATTGGTATTTATCATTCAGGCGGATCAACAGGAACATCAACAACTACTGTAAAAAGAAATACAATAAGTAATATTAATGTTGCCGGAACAGGAGTATCAAGTACGTTGTATGGAATTCAATTATCTGGTGGAACTATTATTTGTGACAGCAATACTATTTTTAATTTAAGCTGTACCGGAACAGCCGGTTTGTATGGAATTTACGTTTCGTCTACAACTACTAACGAGAATTATAATTACAATACTATCTACAATCTTTCGCACTTGAGCACAGGAAATACTTATGGTATTTATACGGCTACTACTACAGGTGTAAGAACGGTTTCCCGTAACACGTTGTACGCAATCAGTGGTGGTGGTTCGGTAAGCGGAATATTTCAAACCTCTAGTGTACCAAGCATTTTTTCAAACAAAATTTATAATATAAGTACAACAAGTACTTCATTGATTGTTTCGGGTATTACTCTATCAGCCTCAACAGCAGGTAAAGCAACCGTTTATAATAATTTAATTTCCGGCTTGAGCGCATCTGCATCAAATGGAGGTACAACGCCTACTGTAAGAGGTATTGATTTGACAAGCACATCTGCTTCAACTACTTTAGGCGTTTACCACAATACTATTTATTTGAATGCCACGTCAACGGGAACCAACTTTTCAACTGCAGGTGTTTACCATACTTATAGTGCTACAGCCACCTCTGCTGCGCTTGATATGCGCAATAATATTATTGTGAATACATCAACCGCAAACGGAACCGGTTTCACATCAGCTTTCAGACGATCGGCCTCTACTAATTTGAGTAACTTTAATTTAAACTCAAACAATAATTTGTTTTATTCGGGTACTCCAAGTGCAACCAATCTCATTTTTTACGATGGCGCAAATGCTGATCAAACAATAGCTGATTACAAAACAAGGGTAACACCAAGAGAAACTTTATCAGTAACTGAAATTCCTAACTTTTTAAGTACAACAGGTAGTTCAAATTTATTCTTAAATATAGATTCAACTATTTTAACACAAATTGAAGCCAACGGGTCTGTTATAACTGATGTTAAAACAGATTATAGCGGAAAGGTAAGAGCCGGGTATTCGGGTTATACCGGAACATCAGGGCTGCCTGATATAGGTGCCTTTGAAGGAAATTATACAGGCAATGTTGCTAATCAAATGATTTTTGATTCCGCAAATGCCGACCAATATACGGGTTTGGTTTTAAGGGGGACTAATAATGTAAAAATGTTACGCGTAAGGGTGTATACTGAAAAAGGAATGAATGCTTTACAGGCAACTGCTTTCCACTTAACTTTAGCCAGTTCAAGTAGTACAACAGATATTGCCAATACTAAAATTTATTACACGGCTTCTGATTCTACCTTCACAAATCCACAGTTGTTTGGGTCGGTTGCTCCGGCAAGCTCTTATACTATTTCAGGTTCGGCCACTTTAGCCGGAGGCGCTAATTATTTTTGGGTTGTATACGACATTTCTTCAACAGCAACTCCAAACAATTTTGTTGATGCAGCCGTAACCAGTATAACTATAAGTGGAAATTCATTTGGATTAATCAATGGAAACCCAACCGGTAATATCCAGGTAAAGGCACCTATGTCAGGAAATTACTATATAGGGGTTGGGTACGTTTTTCCTACCATTACATCTGCAATAAATGAACTTACAACTATAGGAATAGACGGGCCCGTAACCTTAACGCTTATGGATGCGTTATACAATGCAAGTTCCGGTGAAACATTCCCAATCATATTAAATACAATAACCGGAGCTTCTGCAGTTAACACAATTACTATTATACCTAACGTAGTTGGCTCAACAATAGAAAGCTCAAACAATACAGCAACTATTGACTTTAATGGAGGTTCTAACTTTATTATAGACGGAAGTATAAATGGAAGTGGTGGATTTTCTTTAGGAGCTAATTTGGTCATTAGTAATACAAGTACAAGTGCTCCTGCTGTTCGTTTTATAAATGATGCTTCTAAAAATAAAATTTTGTATACCGATTTACGCGGGACTAATACGGGAGCAGCGGCTATAGCTACCGCAGGTGTGGTGAATTTTGGAACAACCACCGGTACCAATGGCAACGATTCAAATATTATCCGTTTTTGTGATATTCATGGAGGTGCTACCGGTTTGCCGGCAGTTGGTATCTCATCAATTGGTTCGGCAACAACAACGTTAACCAATAATGACAATAACCGCATAGAGAATTGTAATATTTATGATTTCTATTTAACCTCTGCAACGACTGCTGGTATTTATGTTGGAGCTAACAACAGCTCTTGGGTAATCAAAAAAAATCATTTGTATCAAACAGCTAAGCGAATTTATACAGCAGCCGTTGTGCACAGAGGGTTCTGGATTACACCTAATACTGCCGACTTAACAACTTCAAGCGGATTTGCAATTGATAGTAATTTTATTGGAGGAAATGCAGCAGACGGAACGGGAATTTACGAAATGGCGAGTGCGTCTTCTTCAACAGGCTTACGTCAGTATATTGCAATGGAAATATCTGTTGGCAAAGGTGCTGCAACCACAGTACAAGGAAATACCATTACCAATTTTAACGATTCAACTTCTGCTTCATCTTCAGTATCATTTGTTGCATTTAATTTTTCAGGTGGAAAAATTAACTGTAACGGGAACCTGATTGGTTCAAGATTTGTAAATGGGGCAATCACGTTCACCACTTTTACAACTACCAATGGCGGTTTTATGGTAATAAGAACAGGTGCCGGTCTTGGAACTTCAAGTGCGGCTGCAACTACAGATACAATCAATATAACCAATAACATTGCTAGTGGAATTAATTTATACGGAAATAGCACTACTACGGCTCCTGAGTTTTTTGGATTTAATATTTCAGGTGGAGCAAAAGTTAATGTAATCAATAACCTGATTGGAGATACTACTTTGTCCAATAGTATCAATATATTAAGCACGAGCAGTTCGAGTGTAACATTACAACGAGTAAGCGGTGTATTTGCAAACTCGTCTACAGCAGGTCATTCATATAAAATCTTTAATAACACTATTGCCAATATTACAAATGCGTATGAATCTGCAACAACCCTTAACTCAGCTACAAGAGGAATTTATATAGGGCCAACTGTAACTGGTACTGATTCGGTAATAGGTAACACGGTAAAGAATATCCGTGCGGCTTCCCGTGTAAAAAATAACGGAGTTTTTGCAACATTGGGGGGTATTGTGGTTGATGCTGTTGCATCTACTTCACAGGTTGCTTCCGGCAATGTGGTTCATTCATTGGTATTAACCAATCCGTCAATCGTGGACACGATAAATATTGCGGGCATTGTATTTAATACCAATACCACCGGAAATAATGCGGTGAATGGCAACCTGGTACACAGTTTATCCATAACCGCTTACAATCCTTATGTTGTTATGAATGGATTAAATTTATTAGCAGGGAACACAACTGTAACCAATAATATGATTAGTCTTGGTTTTGACAATTTGGGTTCGAGTGTATCAGCGGCTTGTGCTATAAACGGAATTATTAAAAATACAGGTTCTGCCAATATTTACTTTAATACTGTTAAAATTGGAGGAGTAGGCGTTTCTCCCGGTGTTAACAGAACTTTTGCGTTTCAACGTATTGGTGCTGGTACAGATGATGTAAGAAACAACATATTTGTGAATGCAAGAAACAGTGGTGGATTTGGTGCAGGACATTTAGCCATTGGTTTAAATAATGCAAATACACTTACACAAAACAACAATATTTACAGGGCTGATTCTATAGGTATATTTAACAATCTGGGACAACAATTTTTTGCTGACTGGCAAACAGCTTCAACCGTTGATGCCAATTCTAAAGACACTATTGTAGCTTTTGTTTCCAACCAGGATTTACATTTAGCCACAGTTATGGCGGGTGTACATACTTTCGAAGGTGTTATAATAAACGGTATTAATATTGATTTTGATGGGCAAACAAGGTCTGTTAAGCCATATATCGGAGCTGATGAGATTGCAAGTTCTCCATTACCTGTAAAGTTATTGCAACTAACCGCAAGATTGAAAGCAACAGATGTTATCATATCATGGTCAACAGCATCAGAAAACAATAACAAAGGGTTTGAGGTAGAACGTTCCACAGATGGTTACACATTCGAATTTGTAGGATTTGTGAAGGGTGCAGGTAATAGTAACAAAGTATTACATTATACTATTTCAGATAATGAAGCCTTTGCTAAAACCAACAGTAACCTGTTATACTATCGTTTAAAGCAAATAGATACGGATGGAAAATATACGTATTCAAATTCAGTAAAAGTGAGCACTGATGGGCAACAAACAAACGCAGTTTCAGTATATCCAAATCCATTTATAAACGACTATACACTTGCTTTAAGCACCACTATTACCGGAGACGCATTAATAGAAACAATAGATTTACAGGGAAGATTAGTGGGTAAACAAATTGCGCCTGTTATGCCTGGTACCAATAATATACCTGCAGCTAAAATAAACGACCTTACATCAGGAGTATACTTTGTAAAAGTCACTATTAATGGTGAAACACAAGTATTAAAAGTGATGAAACGATAA
- a CDS encoding response regulator transcription factor: MSKIKLAIIEDIDDIRENLQDYFEQQHEMDCILVSNSVEAFFNAVDSTHRPDLILTDIGLPGMNGIDGMKKIKAQWPDTDIIMLTVFKDNDKIFKSICAGATGYLLKDTPLPEIKKAIIEINKGGSYMTPSIARRVMEYFSPVKKEYDEPLTQKEKQIIMALTEGLSYKLIGEKLLITIDTVRFHIKNIYRKLQVNSKTEVITKALKGEI; encoded by the coding sequence ATGAGTAAGATTAAATTAGCCATAATAGAAGACATTGACGACATAAGGGAAAATTTGCAAGATTATTTTGAGCAACAGCACGAAATGGATTGCATTTTAGTAAGCAATAGTGTGGAAGCCTTTTTTAATGCCGTTGACTCAACTCACAGGCCGGATCTTATTCTTACAGATATTGGATTACCGGGAATGAATGGCATTGATGGCATGAAAAAAATTAAAGCGCAATGGCCCGATACCGACATTATTATGCTAACGGTATTTAAGGATAACGATAAAATTTTTAAATCTATTTGTGCTGGTGCAACAGGGTACTTATTGAAAGATACTCCATTACCTGAAATCAAAAAAGCCATCATTGAAATAAACAAAGGAGGCAGTTACATGACTCCTTCTATTGCCAGGAGGGTTATGGAATATTTTTCACCGGTAAAGAAAGAATACGATGAACCTCTAACACAAAAAGAGAAACAAATTATTATGGCTTTAACAGAAGGTTTAAGCTATAAATTGATTGGCGAAAAACTGCTCATCACTATTGATACTGTTCGATTTCATATTAAAAATATTTACCGCAAACTGCAGGTAAACAGCAAAACAGAGGTAATTACTAAAGCGCTTAAAGGAGAAATATAG
- a CDS encoding two-component regulator propeller domain-containing protein produces the protein MNKQIATLFFVLGLLLSTVCAQAKAILFNEEAGLNNIEVTAITKDKSGMMWIATKHGLYKYDGNTFSEIAPLKKLFIYTILYDEFRDVVWIGTDIGLQYISCKDGHIIQCTPSSKKNAVMCLALFHSNIIVGFHYKYILQIAPDWSCKVIYHFAQGQLKNNRMQVDKLGNIYARLTKRDDIIKLVAGTEKVAYIPSQRNRSITFLTLISDQLYAGGVNIGIKNLTHAAHAIISFDSLNSVKQDPEYLLDQKDHVLIGYRNFTKIIKIEKKTFKTTDISVNDNNVIGHKRIFCLYEDEFNVIWIGTNKGLIKLIPDKPKPVFEKLLYNEPKKVSTRQIIEDTNGDIYVASYAGFLKYEKRRHTWTNRDKIMYQGKTEPFSLRSLLNVDTSYIYMGSDANYFVRYNKHTQSIESLFYRSEDGMCDTKGSSLALVQDIEGIIWLGSENGLLSFDIVKSKLFCHTNDKYSVGGSAVRFMYMLPGKRQFWVGTDKGAYLVDKYKGTMFYIDERTTPALSGSLINAITTDTKGNIWIATESGGINVLSADLKKIYTIAKEDGLSSNEVYSMQWQDSVRLWISTYNGLNYYHTQTQTIIQYYKSDGITDNEFNQNSSFRANDGKLYFGGINGITSFYPPQLDIHEIPYQVFVSGIHKWEKESKEILDVHVQADNKIVMYPGDNLLSFSFSVTDYTAPELHTYFYKIEGQHAADWISLGTESTLRLESLTSGEYKLLIKATKGSRGISSTNILTYNLLVKQTFYQTIWFYLLLATGIAALIYFYFLNRLHNQKKLELLRMKIASDLHDEVGSLLTRITMSADRLATRMSRDSETRDKLEGVATLSREANVAMSDVLWAIDSRNDFTGNLTDRMREHAEDLLFPRGVSLSIDFAKIDHQEKLSPEFRQHLFLLFKETINNIIKHSNAQNVQITYKQSKEHCLLKVKNDGVIPNKETVHTGQGLSNIKMRAELLKGTSVIHKTEDSFEVTVLI, from the coding sequence ATGAATAAACAAATCGCTACTCTTTTTTTTGTTTTGGGGCTTTTACTTTCCACAGTATGTGCTCAGGCAAAAGCTATATTGTTTAATGAAGAGGCGGGCCTGAATAATATTGAGGTAACAGCTATTACCAAAGATAAATCGGGTATGATGTGGATTGCAACCAAGCATGGACTCTACAAATATGATGGCAATACTTTTTCTGAAATTGCACCTCTTAAAAAGCTCTTCATATATACTATTCTGTATGATGAATTTCGTGATGTTGTATGGATAGGAACGGATATAGGGCTTCAGTATATTTCTTGTAAAGATGGCCATATAATACAATGTACTCCTTCGTCAAAAAAAAATGCGGTCATGTGTTTAGCACTCTTTCATTCCAATATCATTGTTGGCTTTCACTATAAGTATATTCTACAAATTGCTCCCGATTGGAGTTGTAAAGTAATATACCATTTTGCACAAGGTCAACTCAAGAATAACAGAATGCAGGTGGATAAGTTGGGAAATATTTATGCTCGCCTAACAAAGAGAGACGATATTATAAAATTAGTTGCCGGAACAGAAAAAGTGGCTTATATACCAAGTCAGCGTAACCGCTCCATTACTTTTTTAACACTCATTTCTGATCAACTGTATGCAGGTGGTGTTAATATAGGGATTAAAAATTTAACACATGCTGCTCATGCAATCATTTCTTTCGATTCATTGAATTCAGTTAAACAGGACCCGGAATATTTATTGGATCAAAAAGACCACGTTTTAATAGGATACAGGAATTTTACCAAGATTATTAAAATAGAAAAGAAAACTTTTAAAACAACAGACATATCGGTAAACGATAATAACGTGATTGGCCATAAGCGTATTTTCTGCCTCTACGAAGATGAGTTTAATGTAATTTGGATTGGTACCAATAAAGGGCTTATTAAATTAATTCCCGACAAACCTAAACCGGTATTTGAAAAATTACTTTATAACGAGCCTAAAAAAGTAAGTACAAGACAAATTATTGAAGACACCAACGGAGATATTTATGTGGCAAGTTATGCGGGTTTTTTGAAGTATGAAAAAAGAAGACATACATGGACCAACCGGGATAAAATAATGTACCAAGGGAAAACTGAACCCTTTTCTCTGCGCTCACTTTTAAATGTTGATACCAGTTATATTTATATGGGCTCTGATGCTAATTATTTTGTCCGTTATAACAAGCATACTCAATCTATTGAAAGTTTGTTCTACCGTTCTGAAGATGGAATGTGTGATACAAAAGGTTCTTCTTTGGCACTGGTACAGGATATTGAAGGAATTATCTGGCTAGGTTCTGAAAATGGATTGTTGAGCTTTGATATTGTTAAGTCTAAACTTTTTTGCCATACAAATGATAAATACAGTGTAGGAGGATCGGCTGTACGTTTTATGTATATGTTACCGGGTAAAAGGCAGTTTTGGGTAGGTACTGACAAGGGAGCCTATTTGGTAGACAAATATAAAGGAACGATGTTTTATATTGATGAACGTACAACACCAGCCTTAAGTGGTAGTCTTATTAATGCCATAACAACTGACACCAAAGGAAATATTTGGATTGCAACAGAGTCAGGAGGAATCAATGTATTATCAGCAGACCTAAAGAAAATATACACGATTGCGAAGGAGGATGGTTTAAGCAGTAATGAAGTGTATAGTATGCAATGGCAAGATTCCGTGAGGCTATGGATAAGCACTTACAATGGGTTAAATTATTACCACACGCAAACCCAAACGATTATTCAATACTACAAATCGGATGGCATAACAGATAATGAATTCAATCAAAACTCTTCATTCAGGGCAAACGATGGAAAGTTGTATTTTGGAGGAATTAATGGCATAACATCCTTCTATCCGCCTCAATTAGACATACATGAAATTCCATATCAGGTTTTTGTTTCCGGTATACATAAATGGGAAAAAGAATCAAAAGAAATTTTGGATGTTCATGTACAAGCCGACAATAAAATTGTTATGTATCCCGGAGATAATTTGTTAAGCTTTTCGTTTTCAGTAACTGATTATACCGCTCCCGAATTGCATACTTATTTTTACAAAATAGAAGGACAACATGCTGCTGACTGGATTTCATTAGGCACGGAATCAACATTGCGTTTAGAGAGCTTAACAAGTGGGGAATACAAGTTATTAATTAAGGCTACCAAAGGAAGCAGGGGTATATCATCAACTAATATATTAACGTATAATTTATTGGTTAAGCAAACCTTTTATCAAACAATATGGTTTTACCTTTTGCTGGCAACGGGCATTGCAGCACTCATTTATTTTTACTTTTTAAACAGGTTGCATAACCAGAAAAAACTAGAATTATTACGCATGAAAATTGCAAGTGATTTGCATGATGAAGTGGGTAGTTTACTTACACGTATTACTATGTCGGCTGACAGGCTGGCAACAAGAATGTCAAGAGATTCGGAAACAAGAGATAAATTAGAAGGAGTGGCAACACTGAGCAGAGAAGCAAATGTGGCTATGAGTGATGTATTGTGGGCCATTGATTCCCGAAATGATTTTACGGGCAACTTAACTGACAGGATGCGGGAACATGCTGAAGATTTACTTTTCCCAAGAGGAGTAAGCTTATCTATTGATTTTGCGAAAATTGACCACCAGGAAAAACTATCACCTGAATTCAGGCAGCATTTATTTTTGCTGTTCAAGGAAACAATCAATAATATTATCAAGCATAGCAATGCGCAAAATGTTCAAATCACCTATAAGCAATCAAAAGAACATTGCTTGTTGAAAGTAAAAAATGATGGTGTAATACCCAATAAAGAAACGGTGCATACGGGCCAGGGACTTAGTAATATTAAGATGAGGGCAGAGCTGTTAAAGGGGACATCTGTTATTCATAAAACGGAGGATTCTTTTGAAGTAACGGTATTAATATAG